One window of the Gimesia sp. genome contains the following:
- a CDS encoding TIGR03067 domain-containing protein: MQRSMLKLKTFVTVATFALLTTVVSADDNKAAAIQKDRNLIAGTWQIEVLEINGNRSAGEDVKQLTVVNGADGTWSLRSDGNEVGRGTTSIDPSQSVKTIDIQPTSGQDQGKTYRGIYELGKTSRKLCFAPAGKDRPTDFSSNAENQHIFVKFKRVQATQEKEVP; the protein is encoded by the coding sequence ATGCAGCGCTCAATGTTAAAACTGAAGACCTTCGTCACCGTCGCGACTTTTGCTTTACTAACCACGGTGGTATCCGCCGACGATAACAAAGCAGCCGCAATTCAAAAGGACCGCAATCTGATCGCGGGTACCTGGCAGATCGAGGTGCTGGAGATTAACGGCAACCGTTCAGCGGGGGAAGATGTGAAACAGCTCACCGTCGTCAACGGCGCCGACGGTACCTGGAGTCTGCGTTCCGACGGAAACGAGGTCGGTCGTGGGACGACCAGCATCGATCCCAGCCAAAGCGTCAAAACCATCGACATTCAGCCAACCTCCGGTCAGGACCAGGGAAAAACCTACCGGGGCATTTATGAACTCGGCAAAACAAGCCGCAAACTCTGCTTCGCGCCTGCCGGCAAAGACCGACCCACTGATTTCAGCTCGAACGCAGAGAATCAACACATCTTCGTGAAATTCAAACGCGTCCAAGCGACTCAGGAAAAAGAAGTCCCCTGA
- a CDS encoding polysaccharide lyase 6 family protein, with protein sequence MLTQFCVPPSQFFRATLVTLCLLSSPALVQAADFRVATPAELDSARKSARPGDVITLGGKDWHDVRLKLKLKGTPEQPITVRSEAAFTGASSFNLNGEHIILNGLTFRDGSLETGHVLLIRGAHNRVTRCTIEAYNPDDIDTRYQWLSLDGHHHRVDHCRFAGQNHSGTTLVVWLDEEGEVGRHRIERNHFLNRPRGNGNGFETIRIGTSETSLKSAQCVVSENLFENCDGEIELISNKSGDNVYERNTIVGCAGALTLRHGNNCIVRDNLILGSGDRHSGGIRVIGEGHQITGNHIAGVGDRIDGAIALSAGVENPKLNQHAQVRNVLIENNTLIDNAGKDIVRGHGLGSRSRTLLPENITIKNTRHSGKPTMKQLKPTDVGPDAANNKQ encoded by the coding sequence ATGCTGACACAATTCTGTGTACCACCGTCGCAATTCTTCAGAGCCACCCTCGTGACACTCTGCCTCCTGTCCAGCCCCGCTCTGGTTCAAGCCGCAGACTTCCGCGTCGCCACTCCCGCTGAGCTGGACTCCGCCAGAAAATCCGCCCGCCCGGGAGACGTCATCACCCTAGGCGGCAAAGACTGGCACGATGTCCGTCTGAAACTCAAACTCAAGGGGACGCCGGAGCAGCCGATTACCGTGCGTTCCGAAGCCGCGTTCACGGGGGCATCCTCGTTCAATCTCAATGGCGAACACATCATCCTTAACGGTTTGACCTTCCGGGACGGGAGCCTGGAGACCGGACACGTCCTCCTGATCCGCGGCGCACACAATCGGGTCACCCGCTGCACCATCGAAGCCTATAACCCGGACGATATCGACACCCGCTATCAGTGGCTCAGCCTCGACGGGCATCATCACCGCGTGGATCACTGTCGTTTCGCCGGCCAGAACCATTCGGGCACTACGCTGGTCGTCTGGCTGGATGAGGAAGGCGAAGTCGGCCGGCACCGCATCGAACGCAATCACTTCCTCAACCGCCCGCGGGGGAACGGCAACGGATTCGAAACCATCCGCATCGGCACCAGTGAAACCTCACTGAAATCGGCCCAGTGTGTCGTCTCAGAAAATCTGTTCGAAAACTGCGATGGCGAAATCGAACTCATTTCCAATAAGTCAGGCGATAATGTTTACGAACGCAATACCATCGTCGGCTGTGCCGGTGCACTCACCCTCCGGCACGGCAATAACTGCATCGTCCGCGACAACCTCATCCTGGGTAGCGGCGACCGCCATTCCGGCGGCATTCGCGTGATCGGAGAAGGGCACCAGATCACCGGGAACCACATCGCAGGCGTCGGCGACCGGATCGACGGTGCGATCGCTTTGAGTGCCGGCGTCGAGAATCCGAAACTGAATCAGCACGCCCAGGTCCGTAATGTACTCATCGAAAATAACACACTGATCGACAACGCCGGCAAGGACATCGTCCGCGGCCACGGTCTGGGCAGTCGCTCCCGTACGCTGCTCCCGGAAAATATCACCATCAAAAACACCCGCCACTCCGGCAAACCCACCATGAAACAACTCAAACCCACAGACGTCGGCCCTGATGCGGCGAACAATAAACAGTGA
- a CDS encoding glycosyltransferase codes for MSRIVLTTWGSLGDLHPFLAIALELKSRGHDVIVATCPCYRQQVESLKLGFHPVRPDCDWLRDEAQVRRFSHPRFGLLRVGREILMPALRDSCEDLRAAAQRADLLVTMMACYATRLVAEQEQIPWVSAVHIPLGFYSACDPPVLDVAPFLSRKLHNLGPVFWKSLFGLGKRISRPLARPWYQLRAELGLPPTHEGNPLVDSHSRSLVLALFSRLLADQQADWPPQTIVTGQPVFNSHEKVGLPPALTHFLGQGPPPVVFTLGSAVATNAGSFYEQSIACVQRLGIRAVFIADTGRQKRMPQLTTDMLAVEYASFDRLFPRAAAVVHHGGVGTTGIAMRAGCPMLVVPVAWDQPDNAERVRRLGIARTLPRHRYTAKTAATALQKLLNDATCVQQAAKVAAQVQQENGTRTACNALEAMLSK; via the coding sequence ATGAGCCGAATTGTTCTGACAACCTGGGGATCACTGGGCGACCTGCATCCTTTTCTGGCAATCGCTCTGGAGCTCAAGTCACGCGGACACGACGTGATTGTGGCGACCTGTCCGTGTTACAGACAACAGGTCGAATCCCTGAAACTCGGCTTTCATCCCGTCCGTCCTGACTGTGACTGGTTGCGGGACGAGGCACAGGTGCGCCGGTTCAGCCATCCTCGTTTCGGTCTGCTTCGCGTGGGACGCGAAATTCTCATGCCCGCACTGCGTGATTCCTGCGAGGATCTTCGGGCGGCAGCTCAGAGAGCGGACCTCCTGGTCACGATGATGGCCTGTTATGCCACGCGACTGGTTGCGGAACAGGAACAGATTCCCTGGGTCTCAGCGGTGCATATCCCCTTGGGATTCTACTCTGCCTGCGACCCGCCGGTTCTTGACGTCGCACCATTCCTCTCACGAAAACTGCACAATCTCGGTCCGGTCTTCTGGAAATCATTATTTGGTCTTGGAAAACGAATCAGCCGCCCGCTGGCCAGACCATGGTATCAACTGCGGGCCGAACTGGGGTTGCCGCCCACTCACGAAGGAAACCCGCTCGTCGACAGTCATTCTCGTTCCCTGGTGCTGGCGCTGTTCTCCCGTCTTCTCGCGGACCAGCAAGCCGACTGGCCACCACAAACGATTGTGACGGGGCAGCCGGTCTTCAACAGTCATGAAAAAGTCGGTCTGCCCCCTGCATTGACTCACTTTCTGGGCCAGGGGCCGCCGCCGGTCGTATTTACTCTCGGTTCGGCTGTTGCGACTAATGCCGGCTCATTCTATGAACAGAGTATCGCCTGCGTACAGCGGCTCGGTATCAGGGCGGTATTCATTGCTGATACAGGACGTCAGAAGCGAATGCCTCAGCTCACCACAGACATGCTAGCTGTCGAATATGCCTCGTTTGATCGACTGTTTCCACGCGCGGCTGCCGTCGTTCATCATGGCGGCGTGGGCACGACAGGCATCGCCATGCGTGCGGGATGTCCGATGCTGGTGGTTCCCGTCGCCTGGGATCAGCCGGACAATGCGGAGCGGGTCAGACGTCTCGGCATCGCCCGCACGCTTCCCAGACACCGCTACACAGCGAAGACCGCAGCGACGGCCTTACAGAAATTGCTCAACGACGCCACCTGTGTGCAACAGGCTGCCAAAGTCGCCGCACAGGTGCAGCAGGAAAACGGCACACGCACCGCCTGCAACGCTCTGGAAGCAATGCTCAGCAAGTGA